The following DNA comes from Heliangelus exortis chromosome 2, bHelExo1.hap1, whole genome shotgun sequence.
TGAAACTGGAGTAGTAAATGTAGCAATTTTATATGGTTTATTTAATTCTCTTAGATCCCAAAGATAATATAAACTAAATGAATTGAAAATATGTCATAAGGAAGCACAGTCATGCCCAAAATACTGTAATATGAACGTCTTGtataataaatgtttttcagcatcataaaataaagaagagaacACTTAGCTTGTATGAGGGCTTTTTTGTCTATTTAGTCAGTTACTTTGATTGACTGTGATTCTTATCTAATTAAGCAATAGACAGTTTAAACAAGTAAAATTTGATGTGTTGAAGTTGTGCAAGGATTGTAAGTGTAAAGTGCTATGGGATCTTATTAACCACAGTTGTTCAGTGGTCAGTGTTCAGACAGAGATTGTCCTTAGCTCTATCCAGATCCATAGGATTTGCTAGTCATTACCAGAGGCAGATCTGCTGTAGGTAGTTTTTCAGATGTCCCAAGTGACAGATGCATGTTGCCACGTGAGGACTATGAAGAGAAATAGCATTGTGaagaagatttttctgttttctgttgtgttgggattttttcttttttttttttttttttttcttttttttttttttttttttcttttttcttttttcttttttctgttttaacttTCCCTTTCAGTCCCTTGCAACTCTGTTCCATCTATCTCAGTTGCTGCTCAGGGCCTTCACTGGTCTCCTCTTATTTCCTCCTGTTGTTTGTTCAACAGGAAATTAATGCATTTGTACTTTAGGCCATCTATGTAATTTTAGACTCTTTAACAACCTTTTGCAGTGGTCACTGTTGTGCATGGTGTCTGTGAAAGCCTTTTATCTCAACAGTGTCTAAATAGCTGTCATATAAACAGGTACATTTACATTACAGGCTTACAGTGTGTGTTCTACCAGGTTTCTAGTCTCTAGTGATCTTAACTGTATAGTTCTGCAATATAAAATTGTATGAGCTATATTGTCAGCCACTGTTGAAAACACAGTTGTTTTCTTAGGTTCTGTTTTGGGGCACCTAGAGTTCTTAAAAACATAGCAAATGTTGGCTTGTggcttgttttttaaatccaggATATTATTCTGGTAAGACTTTTCTTCAGTCAAAAGCTTTGTTTCATGATTTGGACACAAGTggcaagaaaaacagcagtaTAAGAATGTAACATTTCAGACTAAGTGTAATTTGTCAATAGGCAAAAACTAAAATTGAGTTATAGCTGAGGAAATTGCTGTTTACATGCACAAAATAGAGAAGTTTGATTAATTATCCATCATTAAATCAAATACTGTTCTTCATGTATTGAAGTGACACTTGTGTAGAAGCAGCCTGTAACCATGGTGTAGAATTGTTCTGGAGTCTGACCAGATATTTAAAGACAAAGTTACAAGTTtataattacattatttttgattgaatatttttcttattacgCATACATTTGTTTGGATTTCTGATTGTATTCAGCAGCAGTGCATTATGCAAAATAAGAGTTTAAAAACATAATGTTGTCACTGATAGGGAGTTACGGGGCACTCCAGATGCTggtagtaagaaaaaaaaaagaaaaatcatgaaTCACCTTCGGCCCTAAATTTTTAGTTTACCTCCCTGTGCTGTAGGACTCCTAATTACTGAAACTGTAGCAAATCAGTCCAGTGCTCCACTGGTGTCTGCTGCCAGCGACTCACTAACCTGTGCTCTGTGTGCACTgactgctggaggaggaagagaagtggTGCTGTTCCAAGGAAGAGCTCCCTCCCAAACATGAAGGGAAAGAGTCCCCTAcagccacagagcagctgaaggagctcACCACTGGCAGCACAGCACTTTTTGTACACAAAACTGATCCAGAACAAGCTCTAAGGCCAGACATCCTGGCTCAGCATTCTTTTGAAAATAGTGAGGACTGTGAAGCGGACTCTTCATAGggttgcttttcctttctttagtGGCCAGAAAGGTTCCGTAAGTTGCCTGTTTGCCTCTAGTGTTGGTacttttaatgttaaaaaatttaaaataaagaaagaaaaaaggaaaaaaacaagccacaaaGCATATATAATGCTGCAGATATCATGTGTTTCATCCAGTGAACTACTGAAACAGAACTTTCCACAAGCCTAAGCTCTTTATCTCACTAGATTATTATGTTCTATTTCTGCATGCCTGAAATCTGTATGTTATTTGGTGTCTTTTCCCTgggaaattattatttattcactGTTAGTTTTAAATTCCAGACAGAACCTTGGTGAAAGTATAATTTATTTGTGGGTGGAGAAGATACGAGAAGTTCTGATAGAAAAGGCACAGTCGTCAGATCCAGGTACTTCAGAAAATACATGggtttttcagtttatttcttgTTCAGCTGCAAAGCAAGACTTCATTACCAGCTAAAGCTTTGTACCCAGTTTTGTATCGGATCTTAATAGCAGAATGCAACAGTCTCCAGTGTCATGGATTATTGTTTTACATAATTATTGTTATTGATTTATTGTTCccccttttaaaaagcagtagggaaaaaaaggaggggatggTCTCAGTGAACTAGAACAAGGTCCCGAGTTCTCTCAGGAATTAAATTACTTGAATTGCACACAGGTACATTATGCATTGTTCTCTTTTGCAAAGGAATCATTCTTatcagtaattaattttttgtgttgaGTGAACTCTTGGAGGACTGGGATTAGTCTCAAGAGAAGAGTGACTTCAGTGGAGTTTGCAGATAAATGACCAAATATTCTATCTTCCTTGCATTTTGCTGTATTGGGATGAGAACAACATGATTGCAGTGATTCTTCTGTTATTAATCTTACAGTGATAGAGTTTGTGTAAATTCACATTTGTTCTGTCAGAAAGTGGTAGGGTTTTCTGGTGCATCAGAATACATAATTGCCATGAAATGCACGACTAACATGCATGAATGCACATGTGGCAAAAGGTAAATAGGAGTATTTTTCTGTGGGCTGGATGCTAGTACTGGGAGAGATAAAAGactgaagataaaaaatacatgttttctcAGTATAAGATCCAATTTTAGTTTTTCTATAAAATATGCATCTTGTTGCTGCATCGCAAATTTTAAAGATATCTTTTACTTGACATGACTAAAAGTGTGGCTGTTAAGAGGTGAGAGTTTTACTGACAATATTGGAAGTTTTTGGGGGTATTTTGACAGCAACTTTGTGGCTTCTTCTTAATATATCTACTTAACACATTTTTCTAGGTCTTTTGAATGTGCTATATCACCCCTctgctttttcactgaaaataccTGTGTTACAAAAACTGTATCATGTCCACATCATAAGCCCTCTAAACAGGAAATCAGATTGTGTTATATTATCTCTCCTGTATGGTTAATTCCCTCTAAATCCAGTTGCCAGAACACTAACTGTgtgtgatatttattttttgctattaagtattatttttcataCGGCCCGTGCATGAAGGAAAATAGGATTTTTAGAATCCCAGAGTTCTTGAAACGTGTCCAGAGAGATGTTCCTAAATAACAATATTCTAACATCATTAACTAGCACTGAACAATAGCTCTACATTTTTCCCCACAGGACTAGTAAATTACTGGAATTCTTGTGAAATACcagattattttattctctACATTCAGATGATATAGTAATGGTACTATTGTTAAAGCTTAGTGGAAATTATAAACATTATTCTTCTCCTTACAAATAGTGTTAATTAATATTGAAATAGAAGATATTATGTAAAGATTCCTTAGCATGAGTGTTGTATTCCTAATTCTAGGCAAGATTATACTTAATACTGGACTAAGAGTTTAAGTTTTTTGTTGTAACTAATATTAATATTCTGCATATCATAATTCTTAATGACAAACAGATATGAACTGAAAAGCCAAAgatttttgagaaaaagaacTAGAAACGAAATATTActtttcctgcaaaaaaaatttataatgtGTTCTACTACTTGTATCTTAATAGAACCAGATATTAAGAAAACCAGTGAGGAAGTAAatgaagatgatggagatgatttTCTTCTAGACTGTCAGCCTGCTCAGGAAGATTCAATTAAAATGTTAAGTTACATTCCCTCTGAAAGTCAAGAAGGTAAAATAAATGCACTTGTTAATTCTGATGGAACAATTTTACAAGAGAGGCCTTAagattctgtttttcttgtcttgAGTATAATTAATaacatgaatattttaaaaagattagTAACAGTTGTAAAAAACTCCAATATATTTTAGTTGGTTTTGAATGTCATCTGGTGTACTCAGCTGTAACAGATCCCTTTTTTCAAGTTGAGACATTCTGTTCTTATGTAGCCATGTACATTGTTTCAGTACCCTTAAAGAAAGTGAACACTTTCTTGTTTGTGATCATTAGATGAGGAGCTGCCACCCATACATCATGGAAACCCAATCACAGATCGAAGGAGTACTTTCCAGGCACATCTGGCTCCTGTGGTGACACCCAGACAAGTTAGTAGAGATTAATCTtactttttctctgtgctttgagGCACAGAGAAATAGTACCGAGAGACGAAATAGTACCGAAATATTTGGGATTAACCAAATATGTCAGTCTGTCTTTGCATCTTTGTGCATATGTTGCTTTAAATATCAGTGCTCTGCAGCGCTTCTGCTGTTTTTTACCACCATGTGCACTAGATGTGAGAGAATAAGAACATAAACATTTGACTTTTGGATGTTAATAGGTTTTTTTATAAGGTATTCGGAAGCTACTGAGTCTACCGTGTATGACTTGATTATTCTTTCTATGAAATGGagactctgaaaaaaaagaatgtttgaGTACAAAGGAAAAACTCCAAATAAAATGTAGTAGAGCTTTCTAAACATCACATATTTTTGTGAAGTAAGTAAAAGCAGTGTGTAATGGGAGTCAAGTTGTATTACATTATTCCGGTGTAATGTTAAAGTTGAAAAAACTAAGCAGGTTTAATTGACACTTAGTACtatgtaaaaatgttttctagaTCTTACTGTCTCCTGTTTCATAAAGTGATTTGGCACTTCTACATATTCAGCACTAATGTGAATATACAAATTCAAAGAACAGCTGTTTTCAATATCTCAGAAATGATTTTAAGCTAACATGGGAGTGCTGAGAAGCTGCTTCTTGAGTTGACACTGaatatttaattcattttataTCAAATTGTTAAACTGTTTCATTATGGTATTAAGACAGAGATATTGACCAGTGTTATTCAGATGATGTGTATGAAACCTGCATTATAAAAAGaagcttatttctttttttttaaaggttaagAGAGTTCTTGAAAAATTATATGAGAATAAGAAAATTGCAAGTGCTACCCACAACATATATGCTTACAGGTGAGAGATGAGTAGTgacttttgaattttttttattcagcgTTCTTTGACAATAGGGAAAGATacaatgaaaaaagcaaaatacatcaAAGAAATTCCTTGCTATTAAATCTTGTATAAATCTTTATGGGAGTAGGTTTCTTATTtgtatgttaaatattttaggCTTTATTTTGAATTTGAGGTCAAGAAAGTAGAAGGTACAGTAGGAAATAAGATAATAAAGTAGTAGGAATCAAAAAAGACTAAAAGTGAATTTGGACATGTGTTATTATACTTTGTGTAGTATGTATGAGCATGGAAATGCTGAGATACAGACCTAACCAATTATTCATAATatttttgtgctggttttttcAACTATGGGTGTGTACTATAATTGAACCTTTATCTGATAGAGTTGTTTTCAGCTGGGCTAAAAATCTAAGGGTTTTTCTTATTAGGGACTTTACACTGATGAGAAGTCTGGCGTTAACCTGGAGTAGCTAAAGTAAAAGCTTCTCAAAACTTACTCAACTGTACAGATAAATATTTGTGGTTTACCCTAAGCCTCATCCTGTTTTCATATAAATGTCCTTATCAGAGAGGTGGAATTGATACATGTGCATATGAGACTTCATTTATCATGTCAAAATGTTGGTTGATTGatggtttttaatttatttcatgctaatttttcccttttccctccctttttttcatttctttttaaggatATACTGTGAAGATAAGCAGACATTCTTACAGGATTGTGAAGATGATGGGGAGACAGCAGCAGGTGGCCGTCTTCTTCATCTTATGCAGGTTATAGAAATTAGTCATCAACTTCTTGAAGTCTTGAACAGATTTTGAAAATCACTGCAATGTAAATAAACTTGTAGAAGATTATTTTAATCTTGCTCTGCTCTTACCTGAGTAAATGATTATTTTATCAAaggtgaaataaaaagcagtttgtTGTGTGCAGGTAGTAAACTGAGATTTCTAAGTCTTGGGTCATAGAATCAAGAGCATTTCATAGGTGGGAAGAATAGTTTCAATGATTTACAAGAGTAATAAGTTTTGATTCCTCTGCTAGTAAGCAGAGTAGTATAAGTTACACAGAAAATGAAGGCTGGAAGAAGATGATGGACAGAATGTTACAGCTGATTTGTGCACAGCCTCTCATTCAGTTTCCTCAAACATTTGtaataaaattgtttctgtTTGAACTTGCAGAGTAGAATTTCAAGTGCAAAGGGTAGTGAGAGTgaagatgttttgttttgatggtTTAAACATggatatttctttttgctgtttccagTTCTTGGTCCTTAGCATATATGATAATTTTCAAGTCTTAAAATAATATTCCCTTGGCAGAGTTACAACTAAATGTGAATTGAGATTGATAATTTTTGACTCACTGGCATGATGCAAGCCCtaacaaaaccataaataaaaTCTTGTAACTGGGGACTGCTGGATACGTCTTACTCAGTGCCTCAAGTCCCTTAGCTATGTCAGCACACTAATTACTGTttcaaattttgatttttagacTGATGTCTCTTTCTTAACAAGGGTTTTTGTTTCCTGTCCTTTGCTTGCTTGC
Coding sequences within:
- the IMPACT gene encoding protein IMPACT isoform X5, which codes for MAASGTETAQQQGCASQPGASLQGCVILPPGYPTAEPPIYQLKQNLGESIIYLWVEKIREVLIEKAQSSDPEPDIKKTSEEVNEDDGDDFLLDCQPAQEDSIKMLSYIPSESQEDEELPPIHHGNPITDRRSTFQAHLAPVVTPRQVKRVLEKLYENKKIASATHNIYAYRIYCEDKQTFLQDCEDDGETAAGGRLLHLMQILNVHNVLVVVSRWYGGILLGPDRFKHINNCARNVLVEYNYVHSGEESSKQAGKSKKMRKDNKKRT
- the IMPACT gene encoding protein IMPACT isoform X3, which produces MAASGTETAQQQGCASQPGASLQGCVILPPGYPTAEPPIYQLNAPWLRGQDYMQLANSLEEIYIQNLGESIIYLWVEKIREVLIEKAQSSDPEPDIKKTSEEVNEDDGDDFLLDCQPAQEDSIKMLSYIPSESQEDEELPPIHHGNPITDRRSTFQAHLAPVVTPRQVKRVLEKLYENKKIASATHNIYAYRIYCEDKQTFLQDCEDDGETAAGGRLLHLMQILNVHNVLVVVSRWYGGILLGPDRFKHINNCARNVLVEYNYVHSGEESSKQAGKSKKMRKDNKKRT
- the IMPACT gene encoding protein IMPACT isoform X4, which encodes MAASGTETAQQQVILPPGYPTAEPPIYQLNAPWLRGQDYMQLANSLEEIYIQNLGESIIYLWVEKIREVLIEKAQSSDPEPDIKKTSEEVNEDDGDDFLLDCQPAQEDSIKMLSYIPSESQEDEELPPIHHGNPITDRRSTFQAHLAPVVTPRQVKRVLEKLYENKKIASATHNIYAYRIYCEDKQTFLQDCEDDGETAAGGRLLHLMQILNVHNVLVVVSRWYGGILLGPDRFKHINNCARNVLVEYNYVHSGEESSKQAGKSKKMRKDNKKRT
- the IMPACT gene encoding protein IMPACT isoform X2; translation: MAASGTETAQQQTDEIEALSSIYGDDWCVLDEDEKIYCIKISDCLDKPKWTLCLQVILPPGYPTAEPPIYQLKQNLGESIIYLWVEKIREVLIEKAQSSDPEPDIKKTSEEVNEDDGDDFLLDCQPAQEDSIKMLSYIPSESQEDEELPPIHHGNPITDRRSTFQAHLAPVVTPRQVKRVLEKLYENKKIASATHNIYAYRIYCEDKQTFLQDCEDDGETAAGGRLLHLMQILNVHNVLVVVSRWYGGILLGPDRFKHINNCARNVLVEYNYVHSGEESSKQAGKSKKMRKDNKKRT